GGAGACATACCTGAAGCAAAACGGTCTTACTAGCTTGATATCAGAGCAGCAAACAAACTCAGCTTCAAATGTGCAGGCACAGACAGCCAACGAGAGTGAGGGAAGAAACAATGAGGATTGCAATACTACTTCTGCAGTTCATGACCAGCAAAGCAGTCCTGAAGAGGACAGTGAGCAAGACAAAGACCAAAACAACTCACTCACATGAAGTCCTGCTCTGCtaccttcattttcttttttcctttttatttatttttttgaaatcattTTACAAGAAACATTGGATAAGTTATAAAGTTATAGGAGGTTTGACTGGTGTATCTATATTGTTTATGAATTGTCTTTTTCTGTCCCATGACTGTGATTTAATGATTTTCGCCCAAAAGTATATGCCGAAGTTTGCATTTTAGGTTATTAACTAGTGAGGCAAGGAGTTGAAATATCTTCCTTGCAATGCTAATACCCTTGGTTTTGTTTGTTTACCATGTGGGTAAGTTCTAATAAACTTTGTTTGTCTCCTCTTTACTATTATGATGATGAAGGGAGAGATCAGCTATTTATTTAGTCTTATGAAGCAAGAAGACGTTATATTGGTCTGAGTTAGGGTTGTTTGGTTGCAgttttaattttcagtttttaaaacagttttctgaaacattttttaaaaacagttgtgagaagaagaaaacagtttgaatgacatgttttccaacatttaaAAAACTGatatttgaaaactaaaaagtGAAACATCTTTTaactgttttaattttttttttaaattaaaaaatgagaattattttcaaaaacatatCGTATCAAACATCTTCAGTTTTTTGAAAACGGCAAACAAACATGTCCTTCTCTCTCATTATGAGTTACAAAATACTTTGATATTTGATAGATAAATGTTTAGATGCAAAGGTTACCCAAAAGCGCCTCCTTTGTTAAGCAGGAATCCCTCACAGTCAAACCTCCCAAAGGCTTTGGTCAGATAACTTTCACGCATGAGACCAAGTTCTATAGCGACGACCAGCGTTGTTTGAGGACCAGATAAAGTTCCGGATGTGAGAGTCAATGGCATTGCAAATATTCTTGGCTAGCAACATGCAGCgttgtttattttttcttgaTTGATTTGTTTGTTCTTAAAAAATTACTATGACTTGTTTGGATCTCGAAATGAAAAAAGAATATTAGCaacactttattttttttttttgtgcttcgGAAAATAGCAACACTCTAATTTTAAAAACACACTTGTgatctattttttaaaaagtcaacatatttttccaactttttaaaaaatgtgtacttctcaaaaaataaatcaacCACTACGGGTGGGTTGgaatatgtgttttttttttgttacaagaggaaatctAGAATATGTGTTTAAAAGAGTGTGTTGTTAGTATTTCTATAATTATAAAGAAATTACTAGCCTAAAACCAATTTTTTTGAAACGCCTAAAATCATATTTACtggtgtaattttttttcagcTTTTACTTACATATACTAAAGTAGTGTTTGGCCCGACTTTTTTTTGtcttaaaagttacttttaagtaAAAGTGGAAAATAAGATCTTTTAGAAAAAGGTAAAAGTTGTTTgtcagttttttaattttttataacttaaaattgcttttaatttaaaatctaTTAGTTAGTTATTAAATTCACAACACTAGGTGGTTGAGGTGACATGATGGTGGAGGGTCAGGTAGCGCTGGTGTTGGAGGTCGGTGTTACCTATTGGCAGTGGTCGCGGTGGCGGTGGTTGTTAtcggtggtggaggtggtggcagtggtggtgatggtggaggcgATGGTAGAAGGGGTTATGAAGGAAGAGTTGGCGGAAATGGCGGTGGTAGTGGTTCGGAGGCAGCAGTGGTGGTGACGGTGCATGTTTATGGCGGTAGTAACAGTGGTGGCGGTGAACGTTTGTGGTGGAGGTGATGGTagaggtggagggtggtggtaacAATGGAGGTGATGTTCGTGGTAGCAATGaaagtggtggtgttggtggcaaTGGAGGTGATGGCGGTGGTAATGGTTGTGGTGAACGGTTGTGATGgtagagatggtggtggtggtgatgacggtggagggtggtggtgaacGATTGTGGTGGAGTTGATAGTAGaggtggtgatgatgatggtggtggaggatggagggtggtggtaacAGTGGGGTGATTGTGGTAGTGACAATgaatatggtggtggtggtggcaatggaggtggtggtggtggtggtgagggtTGTCGTGGAGGTGgcaacgatggtggtggtggacagttatggtggaggtgatggtagaggtggtggtggtggagggtggcggTAGTAGTGgatgtgatggtggtggtggcaatggcgACGATgacgacgacggtggtggtggtggcggcgatggaggtggtggtcgtggtggtggtggatggttgTGGTGGAGGTGATGGTAGAAGTGGTGGTTGTGGTAGAGGGTGGAGGTGATCTCTCTACGGCTTATTTGAAAAAAGCTCCCTCATTTAACTTTTtacttaaaagtcactttttcatattttctttgtaaaagaATAAGTAACTTATTTTTTAAGAGCTTATTATCAAGTGTGTTTGGCTCAACTTTTCTTAAAAGtaatttaaaagtaaaaaataagtcgggccaaacgctacctaagaCTACAAAAATGATTAAAATCAAACACCAATAAGAATTTTCAATATAGAAGGATCATTGAATAACCGATTCATATAATTTTTCATTTGCAAAATATTAGTAACACGCTCTTTTAAAGACACACTCCTGACACCCTTAAAATTACATAGGAGAGAATGTGATGATTCATATTAATCAattcaaaagttttttttaaatgctaaTGTGGCTTAGTGAAATAGTAAGTTTTGTTGAGGGGTATCTCATTGATTAGAATGAGAGGACTCTCTTTTATTATAGAGAGTGGATTTTAGTCCTTTCGAAAAAATGGAAATGGGGAAGAAAGGGTGCCTTTAGTTTCCCCTTTACCTTTTCCTATCCACAGTGCTGCTTGTCGTGTCATGCAGAGACGGAGCAAGTGAGAGTAGTTTGGTCCAAAAGAGGGAGCTGACCAGGGTCCTTCTCATTTCTTATTCAAGGGGAAAATATGTTGACTTTAATTTGGTTGTCACTGTATGATTCTTGATGAACATGTTGGGAGTGTTTGAAATTAACTTGTTTCTTGCGTTGTCgaataatagctcaagtggtaagagctggatGACATATGAGTTAGGAAGAGGTAGGTtcagggatcaatccctggtggGTGCAATTTAACTTTCcgatattacttttttttttctttctctattgCTAGTAACACTCATCCACTTACATTTTGTATGTGATGCTTTAATTGCTGAATCTTTCTGCCTCAAAGTGGGTGAAAatgaaatcaaagaaaaaatgtaATGTGAATAAAATCAAAAAACTTAGATCACATCACATTTTAGCCTTCCACTTGGTTGTTCGAAAAATTGGTGAAGATGAAATGAAAGAGAATCACACTTGATTGTTTAAGACCAGATACTTTTTTATTAAATAGTTTGACTAGTTGAACCCAGAATGACTGACTTTGCAATATCTACACTTGAGCATCTTCTCATCATTATAGAGAGATGGAATGGGAAGGTTAAAGAACCACAAAATCTATCTCCTATAAATTTGTATTGCCAATAATACTAATGATAATAGataaataaaacaataatatCCTTCAACACTAGCTGTCTAGATTCTGAGGATGGTGAACTCCTAATATCCTGAATATTAAAGCTCCTCTGGCAAGCGAGGAGGAGGAAGCAGGATGGGCACAGCACAGCATCTTGGAGGTGAGAAAGTTGTTTCAGCAATGGATGATTGTGGTAGAGAGAGACTCATTCCAGGTGCCTGATATGAAACACCATTAAGACTTGGTGATTTTGACATTTGTTTCTTAGATATAGCAGCTGATGGTTCTTGCAGTGGGTGCCAACAAGAGTACTTCATGTCCTGTATCATTTTCAGATGCTCCACAATGCTTCTCATGGTGGGTCTCTCTGATGGATCCTTTTGGAGGCATCTCTGTGCAATGTCAGCTACTGTCCTTGCTGCTTTGGATGGAAACTGGCCTTTAAGTTGAGGATCCATGATCAGCGAGAGTCGGAAATCGTCTGACAGGAAAGGCCGGCACCACTTGACTAAGTTCCTCTCTTCCTTGGGATAGTGGCTATCAAGATTCTTTCTGCCTGTAAGTAGCTCCAGAAGAACAATTCCAAAACTCCACACATTGCTCTTTGGAGTGAGCATTCCTCTCTCCAATGTCTCCACTGGAAGTTTTCCAACAGCCTGtatgaagagagaaatagacacATAATTTCAAAATGTCAGTGTCATATGAAGTTTTCACATGAGAGGATCTTGATACTGCTGGATAAGGAGATACACGAAGGGtagaaaatattatataaattttcATATAACAAGAGACACAATGCACTTTTGAGTCAAAGAACTTACAGATGAACTCTTTGAAAACTCTTTTTCAGGAACATGTCCAACACAACCATATTCTGAGAGCTTTGCACTGAAATCTTTGTCAATTTGTATATTAGCGGTTGAGAATTCATTATACATTGCCTGCATGAGTTATGGAGATATATCAGCAAAGATAGAAACATCCCATTCAATTGAAATCTGATGTACTAATGTAACATTCAAAATATCTACTCAGCCTATAATTGTTCAATCCATATTGAGAAATACACAATAACTCATGTCCAATGGCACTCACTTAATGAGGTCTAAACACATGCAAATATGGAAAATAAAGGAAGACATGATGACATGAGGCTGCTTCAGTATTGAATGTTCATATATGTTGGGGAGACAGGAGGAGCCTGAAGCAGGAGAACATGCACTAATAGGTCAACATTGAAGACCACAAAGTGAACCTGACACCACATCTTTACCTAAAGTCTTAAGGCATTGAGTAATGTGGAACCCTAGACTCACACTTACAACCACCAAAATATATGTTATACAGCAAATTAACCTACAAATAGTTCATCACCTGGAAAGGCCCTTCTTCATGCAAGAAAGTAAGACCTTTTGCAGCACATAAGGCAATCTTCATTCTTATGTTCCAATCAATTGAAGAGCCATCAGATTTCCCAAACAACAAGCTGTCCAAGCTCCCATGGCATAGCCTCTCATAAACCAACATCTTTGGTTCGGATATGTCGCGGGCATGAAATCCTAGCAATTTACAGAGGTTTGGATGTTGCAAAGATGCAAGATTACTGACCTCAGTTATGAATTCCCTGAAGCCCTAGAAGAATAGATGACAACAAATATGTAGAGCTTGTCAGAAAGTTCAACATATCTCATATCAAAGAGTGCATAAAACATTGAATTCTATACATCTCTTAAATATTTGGTTAGGAAGCATTAGCTATTAGGATTACCAAACATCATTTACTAGGCAAGAAAAGATCAATAGATCAAAGTAATGCAATGTGAAGCAAATTACCAGAGTTGGTGGGCGAAGACGGGTCACAGTGGCTTCAAACTTCTTTGGGCTTAAAGCATCGTTATGAAAGGAAGCTTTATATATGCTAGCAGAAAGACATTCTGAGATACATTGATCTGAAGAAAAATTGTGGCAAGCAGCAGCAATTTCCTCATACCGAAAGTAATTAAGCAACCCGGTAGATGGAAGGGGCACAGGTCTAGAAGCATGTGAAGGACCACTAACTTTTTCGGGCTTAAAGCTGCGAGTAGTCTTCAATGCACCACCACCCTTAGGATGTGGAAGAGGTAAAGGCCGTGGACTAGATGAACGCTGCTCCTTCATCGTTCCAGCTCTGTTATTCGACTCAGCTTGTTCCTCAAACTCAACTGAGACCAAAGCATCTTGTTCTGCAGAATTAAGAGCTCCAGAAGCATATAGAGGGCCATTAACCAACCCTGGCTTAAGGCTGATAATAACCTTCAATGCTCCACCACCCTGAGGAGATGGAAGAGGTAAAGGTTGTGGACCAGGTGAACGCGGCTCCTTCCCTGGTATTACTCGGTGTTTTGACTCTTCATGTTCCTCATGCTCAGTTGAAGCAAAAGCATTCTGTTCTGCAGAATCAAGAGCCGATGGAGCAGATAAAGCCCGCGACTTGCTGTTGAAAACTTTATTAAGAGGGTGAATGGATTTCACTTTAGTCTTAAAACTAGGAGGTGCCGACTGCAATGATCGGGTTTGAGTTTGAGATCCAGGCAGTACTGCAGCTCCATGCTCATTATGATTGACACGTTTTGACCGAATAATTCGGTCAAACAATTTTTTCTTGCTCTTCAAGATAGTAAAACACCCCATCTCGAATACAAAACTGTTTAAATGCTGCAACAACAAAAGGATAAAAAAAGCTTAGACAA
This portion of the Lotus japonicus ecotype B-129 chromosome 3, LjGifu_v1.2 genome encodes:
- the LOC130749813 gene encoding probable serine/threonine-protein kinase PBL2 isoform X1, which codes for MLFPLPLAKRTYLPNLFLSLPLKGAFCAPPRTTSYSVCSFCMCCCYLLSYSWWVQGKFLEHLNSFVFEMGCFTILKSKKKLFDRIIRSKRVNHNEHGAAVLPGSQTQTRSLQSAPPSFKTKVKSIHPLNKVFNSKSRALSAPSALDSAEQNAFASTEHEEHEESKHRVIPGKEPRSPGPQPLPLPSPQGGGALKVIISLKPGLVNGPLYASGALNSAEQDALVSVEFEEQAESNNRAGTMKEQRSSSPRPLPLPHPKGGGALKTTRSFKPEKVSGPSHASRPVPLPSTGLLNYFRYEEIAAACHNFSSDQCISECLSASIYKASFHNDALSPKKFEATVTRLRPPTLGFREFITEVSNLASLQHPNLCKLLGFHARDISEPKMLVYERLCHGSLDSLLFGKSDGSSIDWNIRMKIALCAAKGLTFLHEEGPFQAMYNEFSTANIQIDKDFSAKLSEYGCVGHVPEKEFSKSSSAVGKLPVETLERGMLTPKSNVWSFGIVLLELLTGRKNLDSHYPKEERNLVKWCRPFLSDDFRLSLIMDPQLKGQFPSKAARTVADIAQRCLQKDPSERPTMRSIVEHLKMIQDMKYSCWHPLQEPSAAISKKQMSKSPSLNGVSYQAPGMSLSLPQSSIAETTFSPPRCCAVPILLPPPRLPEEL
- the LOC130749813 gene encoding probable serine/threonine-protein kinase PBL1 isoform X2 — translated: MGCFTILKSKKKLFDRIIRSKRVNHNEHGAAVLPGSQTQTRSLQSAPPSFKTKVKSIHPLNKVFNSKSRALSAPSALDSAEQNAFASTEHEEHEESKHRVIPGKEPRSPGPQPLPLPSPQGGGALKVIISLKPGLVNGPLYASGALNSAEQDALVSVEFEEQAESNNRAGTMKEQRSSSPRPLPLPHPKGGGALKTTRSFKPEKVSGPSHASRPVPLPSTGLLNYFRYEEIAAACHNFSSDQCISECLSASIYKASFHNDALSPKKFEATVTRLRPPTLGFREFITEVSNLASLQHPNLCKLLGFHARDISEPKMLVYERLCHGSLDSLLFGKSDGSSIDWNIRMKIALCAAKGLTFLHEEGPFQAMYNEFSTANIQIDKDFSAKLSEYGCVGHVPEKEFSKSSSAVGKLPVETLERGMLTPKSNVWSFGIVLLELLTGRKNLDSHYPKEERNLVKWCRPFLSDDFRLSLIMDPQLKGQFPSKAARTVADIAQRCLQKDPSERPTMRSIVEHLKMIQDMKYSCWHPLQEPSAAISKKQMSKSPSLNGVSYQAPGMSLSLPQSSIAETTFSPPRCCAVPILLPPPRLPEEL